AAAGGAAGGTAAAGGAGGCAACAGTTTGGATGAAACGGTAAGCCGTCACGGTAATGTCCAACCAAGTTTAAGAGTGGAAGTGGCTGATAATGAGATTGATTTCACTAATGCTATATGATTTTCCTTTCTATGGTTGCTGACGAGCCGCTGGGTGGCCGTCacttgaatgaatttaCAGGGATTGGGATATTTTATTTGGGGTGGATGATATGACCTTTATTCAATGGGAGAATACGGTTTCAATGTGTAAAATTTACATCTAATATAAATGAGCTCTACTCTCGGTCgaattgttttgatttatcGTGTCAATTCTGTATCTGGTTTCTGTTTTTTCTTAATTGCTAGTTCGTGAAAGAACGCCAGTTTAAGGTTCTGGAACACTTTGGATGTCTCAGGATATTGCTTAGCATTTACTCGAAAGAAGTTATCGGCCGTGGTGAAAATGAATCTTTCCACCTCAACCTGATTATCCGTATGACCATTGTCCATTGCCAGTTTCTCAACTTGGGAGTCCTTTCGTTGCATTGCTCCCACTTGTTCCAGTATTGAGGTGGTCTCAATTGGGTTCGTTGGCGTGGTAGTGGTTCGAAAATTAGCGACTGCACAAGCCGCAGGAACTGTAGAAATTTTATCCTTGCTTGATTGTGCAAGATTAGTATCATACTGTCGCTGTTGAATTGGCTGGGTTTCTGGTGCCGATGTCAATACGTATTGTTTGTTCAAACGTTGAATCGCTTCGGCGTCGCTATCTTGAACATTATGCTGCTCCATTGGAGGATTACTTAATggatgtttcaaaaatagTCGACGTATATTGTCATGAAGGGGGAGGTTGGACAACGGAGGGATCAGAGTCACTTTTGCTTGATCAACCAATGAATATTGCCGTAGTTGTGTGTCTTCTGGGGCCCCATGTGATGCCATAGTAATTGATTCGCTGCTATCTGTTTTCTCTAGGAGATATTCGATGGAGGTTGACGTCTCTTGTATCTCGCTAACAAATGGCAGTCGTGAAGACACTCTTTCTGATGGTTTTAGTGTCAGAACTTTGTCCCGCACGGACTGAGCCGGCAAAATAGCACCCGTTTTAACATCATGTGTTCCATTACTCGTATCTGAATCAGCACTCAGTTCAAATACTGACTCCATATTAACATCATCACTTttatttctcttttcaaactGCCGTATAAGTGAGCCCTTGTGACATGAGGGGCTTCTTCTTAATCCGTGTCTCTTCttaaattgattcaacCAACCATGGCTAAAGCTAATCAATCGTTTGGGATCGTCGACCCCGTACTGGTGTGCATATACAGACCAATGTTCTCGCAATATTGGTTCAGAAATTGGTTCGTTCTTGTCCAATCTTGCTTGAACCAATGCATCCATGGCTTTATTTATCCTTTCATATTTAAACTTCACTTTCCTTCGACTGTTTTTGGACAATTTGAACTCTTCTCGAGCAAAACTTCGGCGTAGATCCTCCTCTCGTTTGAGCCATTCGCTTAATGATGATTTCGATATTGACAATTCGTTTCTGAACTTGTTGACTGTCTTTAGTTGTGAGCTCCCCGAGGAGTGGAAATAATCTAACACTTGTATTTTCTGGGCGAGTGTTGCTCGCTCTTGTCGTGAAGTCATCTTCAATGACGTGATATACAGACGAAGTTGGGTATCGGTTTCTTATCGCaggaaaaaaagaaaacaaaataagAGAGAGACGTACAAAAGTTCAGTCACGGAGCTATTAAACTTTTCTAGCTTAATAATATATACGCATCGACTATATAGTCAAATACCCAATAGTTCATCTAATGAGATCCAGCACCTTTGCTGACTCTTTCCAAGACTGATTCGTAAGCAACTTCTGAAAAATCAGTGCCTTGAACATCAGCAGCAACACCATTCAATGCTCTTCTCAAAGAATCCTTTGAAGAAGCGTAAACCATCTTAGATCTGACAGGAGCAGTATCTGGTGACCAAGTGAAAAACACAATTTTGGATCTTTTACCTTCGCCTCCACCAATTTCATACTCAAAATCATAGACGGCATATTTACATTCATTTTCTGgcaatttctccaaaaaGGCATCATAATCTGAATCGGTGGAAGTTTCGTCAACAACGATTTCAGTCTTAGCATCGTTTAATGTGTAAATGACAAACTTGTACTTTTTACCCAACTTCAAATCGTTGAAGGCGGTCAATG
The Candida orthopsilosis Co 90-125, chromosome 5 draft sequence genome window above contains:
- a CDS encoding Cof1 cofilin (2 introns; similar to C. parapsilosis CPAR2_304130 and C. albicans COF1); its protein translation is MSRSGVQVADESLTAFNDLKLGKKYKFVIYTLNDAKTEIVVDETSTDSDYDAFLEKLPENECKYAVYDFEYEIGGGEGKRSKIVFFTWSPDTAPVRSKMVYASSKDSLRRALNGVAADVQGTDFSEVAYESVLERVSKGAGSH